The following are encoded together in the Streptomyces sp. NBC_01465 genome:
- a CDS encoding 6-phospho-beta-glucosidase, with product MRLTILGGGGFRVPLVYGALLRDRAPGRVTHVTLHDLDPARLTAIARVLKDQAGDVPDAPEVTVTTDLDDALRGADFVFSAIRVGGLAGRAADERVALSEGVLGQETVGAGGIAYGLRTVPVAVDIARRVARLAPDAWVINFTNPAGLVTEAMAAHLGDRVIGICDSPVGLGRRVARTLGADPDLARLDYVGLNHLGWLRGLYVGEEDVLPRLFEDEALLTSFEEGKLFGAEWLRSIRSVPNEYLHYYYFNRETVAAYQQAEQTRGAFLHTQQAHFYEEMAAGEPKAWDAWDRTRAEREATYMAENREASGAGERAADDLESGGYENVALALMRAIARDEPATLILNVPNRDTLAVLDAAAVIEVPCRIDANGPRPLAVSQLTGHEAGLVTAVKAVERCVLEAAESGSARAAAKAFALHPLVDSVKVARRLLEGYRGVHPGLSYLVRP from the coding sequence GTGAGGCTCACGATTCTCGGCGGCGGCGGCTTCCGCGTCCCGCTCGTCTACGGGGCACTTCTCCGCGACCGCGCCCCCGGCCGGGTCACCCACGTCACCCTGCACGACCTCGACCCGGCCCGGCTGACCGCCATCGCCCGCGTCCTGAAGGACCAGGCGGGAGACGTGCCCGACGCCCCCGAGGTCACCGTCACCACCGACCTCGACGACGCCCTGCGCGGCGCCGACTTCGTCTTCTCCGCGATCCGCGTCGGCGGTCTCGCGGGCCGCGCCGCCGACGAGCGCGTCGCCCTGTCCGAGGGCGTCCTGGGCCAGGAGACGGTCGGCGCGGGCGGCATCGCGTACGGGCTGCGTACCGTCCCCGTTGCCGTCGACATCGCGCGCCGGGTGGCCCGGCTCGCCCCCGACGCCTGGGTCATCAACTTCACCAACCCGGCCGGCCTCGTCACCGAAGCCATGGCCGCCCACCTCGGCGACCGCGTCATCGGCATCTGCGACTCCCCGGTGGGCCTGGGCCGCCGCGTCGCCCGCACGCTGGGCGCCGACCCCGACCTGGCGCGCCTCGACTACGTGGGGCTCAACCACCTGGGCTGGCTGCGCGGTCTGTACGTAGGCGAAGAGGACGTCCTGCCGCGCCTGTTCGAGGACGAGGCGCTGCTCACGTCGTTCGAGGAGGGCAAGCTCTTCGGCGCGGAGTGGCTGCGCTCGATCCGCTCCGTCCCCAACGAGTACCTGCACTACTACTACTTCAACCGCGAGACGGTCGCCGCCTACCAGCAGGCCGAGCAGACCCGCGGCGCCTTCCTCCACACCCAACAGGCGCATTTCTACGAGGAGATGGCTGCCGGGGAGCCGAAGGCCTGGGACGCCTGGGACCGTACGCGCGCCGAGCGCGAAGCCACGTACATGGCGGAGAACCGCGAGGCGTCGGGCGCGGGCGAACGGGCCGCGGACGACCTGGAGTCGGGCGGGTACGAGAACGTGGCGCTCGCCCTGATGCGGGCCATCGCGCGCGACGAGCCGGCCACCCTCATCCTGAACGTCCCCAACCGCGACACCCTCGCCGTGCTCGACGCGGCAGCCGTCATCGAGGTCCCGTGCCGGATCGACGCGAACGGCCCGCGCCCGCTGGCCGTGTCGCAGCTGACGGGCCACGAGGCCGGTCTGGTGACCGCCGTGAAGGCAGTCGAACGCTGCGTCCTGGAAGCGGCGGAGAGCGGATCGGCGCGGGCGGCGGCAAAGGCGTTCGCCCTCCACCCGCTGGTCGATTCCGTGAAGGTGGCGCGGAGGCTGCTGGAGGGATACCGGGGCGTGCACCCCGGTCTCAGCTACCTCGTGCGGCCGTAG
- a CDS encoding MarP family serine protease: protein MNVLDILLILAAVWFAIVGYRQGFVVGILSVIGFLGGGLVAVYLLPVVWDQLTDKSEVSTAATVVFVVVVIVCASVGQAFTTHLGNKLRRYITWSPARALDATGGALVNVLAMLLVAWLIGSALAGTTLPTLGKEVRSSKVLLGVSRAMPPQASTWFSDFSSVLAQNGFPQVFSPFSNEPITEVQAPDPALANSAVAARARKSIVKVVGTAQGCGKVLEGSGFVFGERRVMTNAHVVGGVDEPTVQIGGTGRLYDAKVVLYDWARDIAVLDVPDLHAPVLQFADTDHDAHSGDSAIVAGFPENGAYDVRSARVRGRISPSGPDIYHRGTVRRDIYSLYTTVRQGNSGGPLLTPEGKVYGVVFAKSLDDAHTGYALTADEIREDIAQGRTAGQQVDTEGCAL from the coding sequence GTGAACGTCCTGGACATCCTGCTGATATTGGCCGCCGTGTGGTTTGCGATCGTCGGCTACCGCCAGGGATTCGTCGTCGGCATCCTGTCGGTGATCGGATTCCTCGGGGGCGGTCTGGTCGCCGTCTATCTGCTGCCCGTCGTCTGGGACCAGCTCACCGACAAGTCCGAGGTGTCCACCGCGGCCACGGTCGTCTTCGTCGTCGTCGTGATCGTCTGTGCCTCGGTGGGCCAGGCCTTCACCACCCACCTCGGCAACAAACTCCGCCGCTACATCACCTGGTCGCCCGCCCGCGCCCTGGACGCCACCGGCGGCGCCCTGGTCAACGTCCTCGCGATGCTCCTGGTCGCCTGGCTGATCGGCTCCGCCCTCGCGGGCACCACCCTGCCGACCCTCGGTAAGGAGGTCCGCAGCTCCAAGGTGCTGCTCGGCGTCTCCCGCGCGATGCCCCCGCAGGCCTCCACCTGGTTCTCGGACTTCTCCTCGGTCCTCGCCCAGAACGGCTTCCCGCAGGTCTTCTCGCCCTTCTCGAACGAGCCGATCACCGAGGTCCAGGCCCCCGACCCGGCCCTCGCCAACAGCGCCGTCGCGGCTCGTGCCCGTAAGTCGATCGTCAAGGTCGTCGGCACCGCGCAGGGCTGCGGCAAGGTCCTCGAAGGCTCCGGCTTCGTCTTCGGCGAGCGCCGTGTCATGACCAACGCGCATGTCGTCGGCGGCGTCGACGAGCCCACGGTCCAGATAGGCGGGACGGGTCGGCTGTACGACGCCAAGGTCGTCCTCTACGACTGGGCGCGCGACATCGCCGTCCTCGACGTCCCCGATCTGCACGCCCCCGTCCTGCAGTTCGCCGACACCGACCACGACGCCCACAGCGGCGACAGCGCGATCGTCGCGGGCTTCCCCGAGAACGGCGCGTACGACGTCCGCTCGGCCCGCGTGCGCGGCAGGATCAGCCCCAGCGGCCCGGACATCTACCACCGCGGCACCGTCCGCCGCGACATCTACTCGCTCTACACCACCGTCCGCCAGGGCAACTCCGGCGGCCCGCTCCTCACCCCCGAGGGCAAGGTCTACGGCGTGGTCTTCGCCAAGTCCCTCGACGACGCCCACACCGGGTACGCGCTGACCGCCGACGAGATCCGCGAGGACATCGCCCAGGGCCGCACCGCGGGCCAGCAGGTCGACACCGAGGGCTGCGCGCTGTGA
- a CDS encoding NUDIX hydrolase yields MTRAHETYDGRLDGSTVTVTAEGLPGWLAPVVAAAETVRPEQLSRFLPPESGSGRQSAVLILFGEGPKGPELLLMERSSSLRSHAGQPSFPGGSLDPEDGDPRTTGPLRAALREAEEETGLDPGGVQIFGVLPRLYIPVSAFVVTPVLGWWRDPTPVRAVDQAETARVFTVPVADLTDPANRATAVHPSGHHGPAFLVESALVWGFTAGVIDRILHYAGWELPWDRSKQVPLDWRA; encoded by the coding sequence ATGACGCGCGCACATGAGACGTACGACGGCCGGCTCGACGGGAGCACGGTCACGGTCACGGCCGAGGGGCTGCCCGGCTGGCTGGCCCCGGTCGTCGCGGCCGCCGAGACCGTCAGACCGGAGCAGCTGAGCCGCTTCCTGCCCCCGGAGAGCGGCAGCGGCCGCCAGTCCGCGGTGCTGATCCTCTTCGGGGAGGGCCCCAAGGGCCCGGAGCTGCTCCTGATGGAGCGCTCCAGCAGCCTCCGCTCCCACGCCGGCCAACCGTCCTTCCCCGGCGGCTCCCTGGACCCCGAGGACGGCGACCCCCGTACGACGGGTCCGCTGCGTGCCGCCCTGCGCGAGGCGGAGGAGGAGACCGGGCTCGATCCCGGAGGCGTGCAGATCTTCGGTGTCCTGCCCCGCCTCTACATCCCGGTGAGCGCCTTCGTGGTGACGCCCGTGCTCGGCTGGTGGCGCGACCCCACCCCCGTCCGCGCCGTGGACCAGGCCGAGACGGCCCGGGTGTTCACGGTTCCCGTGGCCGATCTCACGGACCCGGCCAACCGTGCGACCGCCGTCCACCCGAGCGGCCATCACGGCCCCGCATTTCTCGTCGAATCGGCTCTGGTCTGGGGTTTTACCGCCGGAGTCATCGACAGGATCCTGCATTACGCCGGCTGGGAGCTCCCCTGGGACCGCTCCAAGCAGGTCCCGCTCGACTGGCGCGCGTGA
- the nth gene encoding endonuclease III produces the protein MGEQPAARPSSAAKTTRKPKAKTAKPESHVALVRRARRINRELADVYPYAHPELDFENPFELLVATVLSAQTTDLRVNQTTPALFAKYPTPEDMAAAVPEELEEILRPTGFFRAKAKSVLGLSAALRDDFGGEVPSRLEDLVKLPGVGRKTANVVLGNVFGVPGITVDTHFGRLVRRWKWTDEEDPVKVEAVVAGLFPPKDWTMLSHRVVFHGRRICHARKPACGACPIAPLCPSYGEGETDPEKAQKLLKYEKGGRPGQRLKPPPDYPGKPAAPLGAG, from the coding sequence GTGGGCGAACAACCCGCCGCCCGTCCTTCGAGTGCCGCAAAAACGACCAGAAAACCGAAAGCGAAGACGGCGAAGCCCGAGTCGCACGTCGCGCTGGTCCGCCGGGCCCGCCGGATCAACCGCGAGCTCGCCGACGTGTATCCGTACGCCCACCCCGAGCTCGACTTCGAGAACCCCTTCGAGCTCCTGGTCGCCACGGTCCTCTCCGCCCAGACCACCGACCTGAGGGTCAACCAGACGACCCCCGCGCTCTTCGCGAAGTACCCCACCCCCGAGGACATGGCGGCGGCGGTCCCCGAGGAGCTGGAGGAGATCCTCCGGCCCACGGGCTTCTTCCGCGCCAAGGCCAAGTCCGTCCTCGGCCTCTCCGCGGCCCTGCGGGACGACTTCGGCGGCGAGGTCCCCTCCCGCCTGGAGGACCTGGTCAAGCTCCCGGGCGTCGGCCGCAAGACGGCGAACGTCGTCCTCGGCAATGTCTTCGGCGTCCCCGGAATCACGGTGGACACCCACTTCGGGCGTCTGGTCCGCCGCTGGAAGTGGACGGACGAGGAGGACCCGGTCAAGGTCGAGGCCGTCGTCGCCGGCCTCTTCCCGCCCAAGGACTGGACGATGCTCTCGCACCGGGTCGTCTTCCACGGCCGCCGCATCTGTCACGCCCGCAAACCGGCCTGCGGCGCCTGCCCGATCGCCCCGCTCTGCCCCTCGTACGGGGAGGGCGAGACGGACCCGGAGAAGGCGCAGAAGCTCCTGAAGTACGAGAAGGGCGGCCGGCCCGGCCAGCGGCTCAAGCCCCCGCCGGACTACCCGGGCAAGCCGGCGGCCCCGCTGGGCGCCGGATGA
- a CDS encoding Crp/Fnr family transcriptional regulator yields the protein MDDVLRRAPLFAALDDEQAAELRASMSEVTLARGDALFHEGDPGDRLYVVTEGKVKLHRTSPDGRENMLAVLGPGELIGELSLFDPGPRTATASALTEVKLLGLGHGDLQPWLNVRPEVATALLRAVARRLRKTNDQMSDLVFSDVPGRVARALLDLSRRFGVQSEEGIHVVHDLTQEELAQLVGASRETVNKALADFAGRGWLRLEARAVILLDVERLAKRSR from the coding sequence GTGGACGACGTTCTGCGGCGCGCCCCGCTCTTCGCGGCGCTCGATGACGAGCAGGCCGCCGAGCTGCGCGCCTCGATGAGTGAGGTGACGCTCGCCCGCGGCGACGCCCTCTTCCACGAGGGCGACCCCGGCGACCGGCTGTACGTGGTGACCGAGGGCAAGGTGAAGCTGCACCGCACCTCCCCCGACGGCCGCGAGAACATGCTGGCGGTCCTCGGCCCCGGCGAGCTCATCGGTGAGCTCTCCCTCTTCGACCCGGGCCCGCGTACCGCCACGGCGAGCGCGCTCACCGAGGTCAAGCTGCTCGGCCTCGGCCACGGCGACCTCCAGCCCTGGCTGAACGTGCGCCCCGAGGTGGCCACGGCCCTGCTGCGCGCCGTCGCCCGGCGCCTGCGCAAGACCAACGACCAGATGTCCGACCTGGTCTTCTCCGACGTACCGGGCCGTGTCGCCCGCGCGCTCCTCGACCTGTCGCGCCGCTTCGGCGTGCAGTCCGAGGAAGGCATCCACGTCGTCCACGACCTGACCCAGGAAGAGCTGGCCCAGCTGGTCGGCGCCTCCCGCGAGACGGTCAACAAGGCCCTCGCGGACTTCGCGGGCCGCGGCTGGCTGCGCCTGGAGGCGCGCGCCGTGATCCTGCTGGACGTGGAGCGGCTGGCGAAGCGCTCGCGCTGA
- a CDS encoding prohibitin family protein, with protein MLPVTFGKAGTPLTSGMHLKSPFTNVTSFSTRPVDLNLSGKDTIEVRSSEGGVLYVDVTVKWSATPARAVELYRLASSEDAIQSRLVYPDSREIVRNVFARHTSVEGYASGREAINGEIAQLIKDRLAPRGIAVTTVNLRNVKPSDKLQDQIDRKIQQEQSTERAVEASRTAKAEVERRRIEAEGIARANKILSNSLTDKVLTNQCIEAYKEAAQKNPVYAVPCGSGTGTPVIVDGTKK; from the coding sequence CTGCTCCCGGTCACCTTCGGCAAGGCCGGCACCCCGCTGACCTCCGGCATGCACCTCAAGTCGCCCTTCACCAACGTCACTTCCTTCTCCACCCGGCCCGTGGACCTCAACCTCTCCGGCAAGGACACCATCGAGGTCCGCTCCTCGGAGGGTGGCGTGCTCTACGTGGACGTGACCGTGAAGTGGTCGGCGACCCCGGCCAGGGCAGTGGAGCTGTACCGGCTCGCGAGCAGCGAGGACGCGATCCAGTCGCGGCTGGTCTACCCGGACAGCCGGGAGATCGTACGGAACGTCTTCGCGCGCCACACCAGCGTGGAGGGGTACGCCTCGGGCCGTGAGGCGATCAACGGCGAGATCGCCCAGCTGATCAAGGACAGGCTCGCCCCGCGCGGGATCGCCGTCACGACGGTCAACCTGCGCAATGTGAAGCCCTCCGACAAGCTGCAGGACCAGATCGACCGCAAGATCCAGCAGGAGCAGTCGACGGAACGGGCGGTCGAGGCGTCGCGTACGGCCAAGGCGGAGGTGGAGCGGCGGCGGATCGAGGCGGAGGGCATCGCCCGCGCCAACAAGATCCTCAGCAACTCGCTCACCGACAAGGTGCTGACCAACCAGTGCATCGAGGCGTACAAGGAGGCCGCGCAGAAGAACCCTGTCTACGCGGTGCCGTGCGGCTCCGGCACGGGCACTCCGGTGATCGTGGACGGGACCAAGAAGTAG
- a CDS encoding MBL fold metallo-hydrolase produces the protein MTDAAALPGQPRGGVLSGQATTRATNVLAPNASAMTLDGTNTWIVSEPDSDLAVVIDPGPLDDTHLKAVITTAERAGKRIALTLLTHGHPDHAEGAARFAALTRTDVRALDPALTLGDEGLAPGDVVTTGGLELRVVPTPGHTSDSLCFHLPADQAVLTGDTVLGRGTTVVAHPDGRLGDYLDSLRRLRSLAVDDGVHTVLPGHGPVLDDAQGAVEYYLAHRAHRLAQVETAAENGFTTPSQVVAQVYADVDRSLWPAAELSVRAQLEYLREHGLI, from the coding sequence ATGACCGACGCCGCAGCATTGCCCGGCCAGCCCCGAGGGGGAGTGCTCTCCGGGCAGGCAACGACCCGCGCTACCAACGTCCTCGCCCCCAACGCCTCCGCGATGACCCTCGACGGCACCAACACCTGGATCGTCTCCGAGCCCGACTCCGACCTCGCGGTCGTCATCGACCCGGGCCCCCTGGACGACACCCACCTCAAGGCCGTCATCACCACCGCCGAGCGCGCGGGCAAGCGCATCGCGCTGACCCTCCTCACCCACGGCCACCCCGACCACGCGGAGGGCGCGGCCCGCTTCGCCGCCCTCACGCGTACGGACGTCCGCGCCCTCGACCCCGCCCTGACCCTCGGCGACGAGGGCCTCGCGCCGGGCGACGTCGTCACGACAGGCGGCCTGGAACTGCGTGTGGTCCCCACCCCCGGCCACACCTCCGACTCGCTCTGCTTCCATCTCCCCGCGGATCAGGCGGTGTTGACGGGCGACACGGTCCTGGGCCGCGGTACGACGGTCGTCGCGCACCCCGACGGCCGCCTCGGCGACTACCTCGACTCGCTCCGCCGCCTGCGCTCCCTTGCCGTCGACGACGGTGTGCACACGGTGCTGCCGGGCCACGGCCCCGTACTCGACGACGCCCAGGGAGCCGTCGAGTACTACCTCGCCCACCGCGCACACCGCCTCGCCCAGGTGGAGACGGCCGCGGAGAACGGCTTCACGACCCCCTCGCAGGTCGTCGCCCAGGTCTACGCCGACGTGGACCGCTCGCTCTGGCCCGCCGCCGAGCTCTCCGTACGGGCACAGCTGGAGTACCTCCGAGAGCACGGTCTGATCTAG
- a CDS encoding NUDIX hydrolase, producing the protein MSSTQANGQWYPPEWPDRIRALASGELTAVEPRRAATVMLLRDTPSGPAVHMLRRRASMAFAGGAYAYPGGGVDPRDDDRPVGWAGPAREAWAARLGVDAASAQAIVLAAVRETYEEAGVLLAGPTADTVVDDLSGEDWEADRAALVARDLSFADFLDRRELVLRSDLLGAWARWITPEFEPKRYDTWFFVAALPPGQRTRNASTEADRTVWTRPAEAAEGYDKGELLMMPPTVATLRALQPYATAADALAGAAEQDMTPVLARASFENGQLTLSWPGHAEFTKRIGPNP; encoded by the coding sequence ATGTCCTCAACGCAGGCCAATGGCCAGTGGTACCCGCCGGAGTGGCCCGACCGGATCCGCGCGCTCGCCAGCGGCGAGCTCACCGCGGTCGAGCCGCGCCGGGCCGCGACGGTCATGCTGCTGCGTGACACGCCGTCCGGACCCGCGGTCCACATGCTGCGCAGACGCGCCTCCATGGCATTCGCCGGAGGCGCGTACGCGTATCCGGGCGGCGGCGTGGACCCCCGCGACGACGACCGCCCCGTCGGTTGGGCGGGGCCGGCCAGGGAGGCCTGGGCGGCGCGCCTGGGCGTCGACGCGGCCTCGGCGCAGGCGATCGTCCTCGCGGCCGTACGGGAGACGTACGAGGAAGCCGGCGTGCTCCTCGCGGGCCCGACCGCCGACACGGTGGTCGACGACCTGTCGGGGGAGGACTGGGAGGCGGACCGTGCGGCCCTGGTCGCCCGGGACCTGTCGTTCGCGGACTTCCTGGACCGGCGGGAACTGGTGCTGCGCTCCGATCTGCTGGGCGCGTGGGCGCGGTGGATCACCCCGGAGTTCGAGCCGAAGCGGTACGACACCTGGTTCTTCGTGGCCGCACTCCCGCCGGGCCAGCGCACGCGCAACGCGTCGACGGAGGCGGACCGTACGGTCTGGACGCGGCCGGCGGAGGCCGCCGAGGGCTACGACAAGGGGGAGCTGCTGATGATGCCGCCGACGGTGGCCACCCTGCGCGCACTCCAGCCGTACGCGACGGCGGCGGACGCGCTGGCGGGGGCGGCGGAGCAGGACATGACGCCGGTCCTGGCCCGGGCGAGCTTCGAGAACGGCCAACTGACCCTGTCCTGGCCGGGCCACGCAGAATTCACGAAACGCATCGGCCCCAACCCGTAG
- a CDS encoding RidA family protein, whose product MSGAVEARLAELGLTLPQVVPPLAAYQPAVQSGVYVYTAGQLPMVEGKLPTTGKVGAEVTAEEAKELARTCALNALAAVKSVAGDLDRIARVVKVTGFVASATDFTGQPGVLNGASELLGEVLGDKGVHARSAVGVAVLPLDAPVEVEIQVELTEA is encoded by the coding sequence ATGAGCGGGGCGGTCGAGGCGCGGCTGGCCGAGCTCGGCCTGACGCTGCCGCAGGTCGTGCCGCCGCTGGCCGCGTACCAGCCGGCCGTGCAGTCCGGGGTGTACGTGTACACGGCGGGCCAGCTCCCGATGGTCGAGGGCAAGCTCCCGACGACCGGGAAGGTCGGCGCCGAGGTCACCGCGGAGGAGGCCAAGGAGCTTGCGCGGACCTGTGCGCTCAACGCGCTGGCCGCCGTGAAGTCGGTCGCGGGCGACCTGGACCGGATCGCCCGGGTCGTGAAGGTCACCGGTTTCGTCGCCTCGGCCACGGACTTCACCGGTCAGCCGGGTGTGCTGAACGGTGCGAGCGAGCTGCTCGGCGAGGTCCTCGGCGACAAGGGGGTGCACGCCCGCAGCGCCGTGGGTGTCGCGGTGCTGCCGCTGGACGCACCGGTCGAGGTCGAGATCCAGGTCGAACTGACCGAGGCCTAG
- a CDS encoding DUF4177 domain-containing protein, with protein sequence MSKKWEYATVPLLVHATKQILDTWGEDGWELVQVVPGPNNPEQLVAYLKREKTA encoded by the coding sequence ATGAGCAAGAAGTGGGAGTACGCGACTGTGCCGCTGCTGGTGCACGCGACGAAGCAGATTCTGGACACCTGGGGCGAGGACGGCTGGGAGCTGGTCCAGGTCGTGCCCGGGCCGAACAACCCCGAGCAGCTCGTGGCGTACCTGAAGCGCGAGAAGACCGCATGA